Genomic window (Sulfurovum sp. NBC37-1):
ACCGGTTTACAGCAAAACGGACCGTTTCGTCCGTGCGCTGGAACTCAGCAAGATACACGACGACATCATCATCGCTTACGAAATGAATGGCGAAGAGCTTCCCTACCTCAACGGTTTCCCTGTACGGCTCATTCTTCCCGGCTTCTACTCCGACAGCTGGATCAAAATGCTCTCCAACATTACCGTCACCGACACAAAACCACCGCTGCATTTCATGGACCATGCCTACCGCATTCCTGACAATAATTGCGAATGTGAAACACCCGACCATCTTGCAGAAAAGACCAAACCGATAGAGGAGATGAACGTCAATGCTCTGATCGGCTATCCGGTGAACGGTACGAAGGTCAGAAAAGATGCAGAACTCATTGTCAGGGGCGTTGCCTTCGACGGCGGCCACGGCATTGCCAGAGTTGAGATCTCGACCGACGGCGGAACAGGCTGGCAGGCTGCATCACTCGATGACGGCAAGCAGGGGAAATACGCCTACCGAACCTTCACTTACAGACTCACACCCGACCGGACAGGCAGCCTGTCCATTATGGCCAGGGCCACCAATACCAAAGGTGAAACACAGCCTTTTGCTCACGAGGTAAAATGGAACCGAGGCGGCTACAAATACAACGGTATCGACGAAGTTGCTGTGGAGGTACTGTCATGAAAAAATTCACAGCACTCTTCATGCTCTTTGCCTGCCTGCACTCCCTGCATGCCAATGAAACGGTAAAGATAGAAAAGGGGATCAAAATACCCCATATAGAGTTCCCCATGAAAGAGGGAAAAGGCATGTACTCCACCAAAGGAAAATGCAACATGTGCCACTCTTTCGGTTACATTATTAACCAGGGGAATCAGTCCAGAAAATTCTGGCATGACAAAGTCATTAAAATGATCAAAGTCTTCAAGGCACCTATTTATACCAAGGAGGATATAGATACGGTGACGAACTATCTCTTTGAGAATTACGGGAACGGAAAGGAAGAATAGGCAGTATTTTACCTGCCATTGTTTCGTAGGGTGCTGTCCCCTGACAGTACCATTTTCATCCTAAACAATGCAACATACATTGCAGTTTTGATTTATTGGTGCCGTGAGGACACGGCACCTACGCGTCTAGCAATTCAACAATCTTTTCTATGGGCCGTCCGATAGCCGCTTTGCCGTCTTTGATGACAATAGGCCTTTCGATCAGCTTGGGATACTCAGCCATCGCTTCGATGAGTTTCTCTTCATCCTCAACTTCTTTAAGCCCCAATTCCCTGTAGATCTCCTCTTTGGTACGCATCAGTTCACGTGCCGAAATGCCGAGCATCTTCAACACCTCTCTGATCTCCTCTTTTGTCGGCGGAGTCTCAAGATATTTGACTACTTCAGCCTCTATACCTTTTTCTTCAAGTAGCATAGCCGCATTTCTCGATTTGCTGCATCTTGGGTTATGCCAGATAATCACTTTACTCATTTTATCACTCCTTTTTCTTTTTCGGTTTCAACAATGCTTCAAAATCTTTAAGAGGGACAGCCATAGAGGCAAGATACCCCTGATAGGTATCACAGTCTACATGCTGAAGATATTTCAAGGTATCATTATTTTCAACACCTTCAGCGACAATTCCCAAGTGAAATTTTTGTCCTATCGCAACAACCGCTTCTACTATCATTTCATCATCCTGGTTCATATTTCGTATAAACGACTGGTCAATCTTTATAACATCAACAGGTAGCTCTTTAAGATGCGATAATGAGGAATAACCTGTGCCAAAGTCATCAATGGAGAAAGCAAATCCGAAACCTTTCAATTCCCTGATCTTTCGTATGGCATCGTCAATATTTCGTATAATACCACTCTCGGTTATTTCCAATTCAAACCATTCAGGTTTTACTTTATGTTCTTTTACAAGCAGCATTATTTTTTCAACGAAATGTGGCTCCAGGAAATGCACCGTACTGATATTGATAGAAATATGATGTAAACTGAATCCTCCCATATCCCTGTTCATCTCTTTAACATCTTTAAATATCCTGTCAAATATCCATTCTTCAAGTTTAATAATGATTCCACTCTCTTCAGCAAGTTGAATAAATGCATCTGGCAGAACAAGGCCTTTTTCAGGATGGTGCCATCGAATCAATGCCTCAGCACCAATGATCTCATTTGTTTTTACCTTCAGTTGGGGTTGATAATACATTTCAAATTCATCATCTTTAATAGCTCTATGTATATCATTTTCAAGCATGAGTTGTTCTTCGACCTGCGTACTCATACTGTCTTGATAAAATTTCATACTGCCTCGTGTACTCTTTTTCGCTTCATACATAGCGGTCTCGGCGCGTTTTAAAAGGTCAAAGGCTGTTGCCTCTGTATCTGCAAAAAGAATAGCACCGATCGAAAAACTCACATGATGATCTTTCCCAACTACTTTTATTGGCCGTGTAAAATGCTGATTAAACTTTTCAACATATTCAGTAGTAGCATCTTTGGCTGTATTTTCATCCATGCCGATATTAGGAATTAAAATAACAAATTTATCACCGGCCACTCTTGCCAGTGTTTCGTGACTGCCAATAAACTCTTCAATCCTGTGAGCTACTTGTTTAATGACTTTATCACCAATATCCTGGCCAAATGTTGTATTGATCTTTTTAAAATTATCTATATCAAGAAAAAGCAATGCGCCATAGTTTTTAGTGGATTTTTTGACTTCAGCAAGATTTTGAAGTTTATCCATGAGAAGTGTACGATTTGGAATATTAGTAAGCATATCATAATAAGCATTTCGAAGCATCTTTTCCTGTGCGGTGACCTCATTTGTAATATCATTCACAATGGCTATACCACCGGTAATATCTCCCTCGCTGTTAAGCATTGGTATAGTTGACAGGTCGACATAAAGATTTTCTTCTATAGTGCCACTGATCATTTGAAAAGGACCACGGTAATCTCCTGTTTGCCGTTTAAAAACCTTTTCATGAACTTCAAGAATCTTGGCATCATCAATATCTTCGTAAAGAGAGATACCCAAAAGGTCTTCTTTATTTTTTATATTACTCATCTTCCTGAATTGTTGATTCACATCTTGGAGGATTAATGATTCGTTATAGTAATAAATACCTACAGGTGCACGTTCAAATAGAGAAAAAAAACGTTCCCTGAGCTTATCATGGGATACTTTAATATCAATAAACTGCTGACGATCTTCCAATGATTTATTAATGATTTTCCCATAATAATTTGCTGCAAGGATCAGGACAAGGACAAGAGAAAGTACTGCATAGGCGAAATTTAAATACAGATCACCAGCTAAAAAGAAAAGCCGCCATACGATTGGCCCATACATCACAAATATATAGCTTAAAAGTAAATCCCTTTTTGTCGCCAATACCCCTAAAGAAGAGAAACCTACTGCAAAGAGAAAAAGAAGTAGTATCATTTGACCAAAAAGATTTGATTCAGGAAATAATAGAAATGCACTGCTTCCCCAGATAATTCCACTAAGCAGTACGTTAGTATAGTAGCGATCGAGCCATAGTTTTGCATTGTTATGCTTATTCTTTTCACTCTCTCTTTTAAACAGACTGTAGTGATAAATACGATAAAGAAACATAATAATATTCAGAAGTAACCAGATGCCAATTGAATACAAATCAACGGCTGTCATTTCCATAGCACTTAAAAGAAGTGCCCCTAGTAACTGGCCAAGCAGAATAATAGGTAAAGAGAGATAGAAAAAACTTAATTTATCATACTCTATACGTTCATACAACGTAATAGATGCATTAGAAATCATTCTCTCCATTCATCCAGCCTTTTACTCTCAATTGCAATCTCACAACCTCATTTTTACAGATATTATACACTTTTTCTCTTTGAATAAATATTATTTTTAATAAAAACTTATAATTAAAAACTATTTAAAATATAAATTTTTGATCTAAAGCAAGACCAACTATGAAAAAAATACAACAAATCAGAACTAGCGTTTTTACTAGTAATCATAAAAATTATTACAGGACTAATCAAAATACTCACAATCTTTCTTTTTTACATTAAAACGGAACAGCTCTTTCTTACTTGTAGCACTGTGGTAGATATAGGCTATCCTGATATGAGCATCGAGAAAGCGCTTGGAACTGTGGCATATTCCATTTGTGACTGCTTTTTGCATACGTGTTCTGCCCTCTTTCTGTACCGCTTCATCACTCTTCGTACCGGTGTTGATCTCAAAAATATATAGCAGTGTCTCGCCTTTCCCTTCGATCTTCATCAGTGTTGTATATTTATCCACTTTTTGAGGCAGGTTCCTGCTAAGTTCTTCACTGGCCAGTTTTACAATGCTCCTGTTCTGTTGCTGCATTTTTTTAAGCGGATATTCTTTGACTGTTATATTATTTTCATCCGCACTGAGTATTTGTATAAAGAGTAGTGTACCAGTAATTAGTATAGTTGATTTTTTCATCTATTTCTCCAAGTTCTGTAATTTATCTTTTATTTTAACGTTAACCACAGCTCAAAACTTTGATGTAGGTCATTGTTTAGCAGATATCAAAACACTTCTTTTCTATCTGATCGGCTGTCATTGGTCTCCCATAGTAGTACCCCTGCATAGAAATACAACCGTTGAACAGTAGAAATTCTTTTTGTTCTTCATTTTCAACCCCTTCAGCGATAATACTCAGGCTGAGACTCTTCGCCAGCGCAATAGTTGCTTTTACGATAGCCGCATTCTCTCTGTCTTCAGGAATACCATGAATGAAACTCTGATCTATCTTGAGTCTACTGACGGGTAGACGTTTCAGGTAACCGAGGGAAGAGTAGCCTGTACCAAAATCGTCAATAGCGATACTGATACCCATCGACTTAATCTCTCCAAGCGATGCCACTGCATCATCAGGCCTTTTCATCATCTGCCCTTCAGTCACTTCGAACTCTAACCATTCAGGTTCAAATGACATCATATGTAGATACTCTTTGATCA
Coding sequences:
- a CDS encoding molybdopterin-dependent oxidoreductase, which translates into the protein MKRRDFFKKAATVAGSAALGGSTLMADETGHPVDNRKVSDIALPQKRPLITYSDRPPLLETPREVFANAITPNDLFFVRWHMPMIPTYINPHYFSISIDGEVKKPTKVSLKSLKTEFEAVEITSVLQCGGNSRSAFHPTPGGIQWGPGAMGCAKWKGARLKDVLAKAGLKPNAAWIKFNGLEKPVYSKTDRFVRALELSKIHDDIIIAYEMNGEELPYLNGFPVRLILPGFYSDSWIKMLSNITVTDTKPPLHFMDHAYRIPDNNCECETPDHLAEKTKPIEEMNVNALIGYPVNGTKVRKDAELIVRGVAFDGGHGIARVEISTDGGTGWQAASLDDGKQGKYAYRTFTYRLTPDRTGSLSIMARATNTKGETQPFAHEVKWNRGGYKYNGIDEVAVEVLS
- the arsC gene encoding arsenate reductase (glutaredoxin) (This arsenate reductase requires both glutathione and glutaredoxin to convert arsenate to arsenite, after which the efflux transporter formed by ArsA and ArsB can extrude the arsenite from the cell, providing resistance.); translation: MSKVIIWHNPRCSKSRNAAMLLEEKGIEAEVVKYLETPPTKEEIREVLKMLGISARELMRTKEEIYRELGLKEVEDEEKLIEAMAEYPKLIERPIVIKDGKAAIGRPIEKIVELLDA
- a CDS encoding putative bifunctional diguanylate cyclase/phosphodiesterase, translating into MERMISNASITLYERIEYDKLSFFYLSLPIILLGQLLGALLLSAMEMTAVDLYSIGIWLLLNIIMFLYRIYHYSLFKRESEKNKHNNAKLWLDRYYTNVLLSGIIWGSSAFLLFPESNLFGQMILLLFLFAVGFSSLGVLATKRDLLLSYIFVMYGPIVWRLFFLAGDLYLNFAYAVLSLVLVLILAANYYGKIINKSLEDRQQFIDIKVSHDKLRERFFSLFERAPVGIYYYNESLILQDVNQQFRKMSNIKNKEDLLGISLYEDIDDAKILEVHEKVFKRQTGDYRGPFQMISGTIEENLYVDLSTIPMLNSEGDITGGIAIVNDITNEVTAQEKMLRNAYYDMLTNIPNRTLLMDKLQNLAEVKKSTKNYGALLFLDIDNFKKINTTFGQDIGDKVIKQVAHRIEEFIGSHETLARVAGDKFVILIPNIGMDENTAKDATTEYVEKFNQHFTRPIKVVGKDHHVSFSIGAILFADTEATAFDLLKRAETAMYEAKKSTRGSMKFYQDSMSTQVEEQLMLENDIHRAIKDDEFEMYYQPQLKVKTNEIIGAEALIRWHHPEKGLVLPDAFIQLAEESGIIIKLEEWIFDRIFKDVKEMNRDMGGFSLHHISINISTVHFLEPHFVEKIMLLVKEHKVKPEWFELEITESGIIRNIDDAIRKIRELKGFGFAFSIDDFGTGYSSLSHLKELPVDVIKIDQSFIRNMNQDDEMIVEAVVAIGQKFHLGIVAEGVENNDTLKYLQHVDCDTYQGYLASMAVPLKDFEALLKPKKKKE